The genomic interval TGCGCAATGGCAAACTGCTGGTACAATCGCCGGTGAAGACTATACACGAATACCTGCCTGATTTTAACAGTGGCAATGAAACGGCCGTACAGGTAGAAAGCGAACTGGCCAGCGAAGCGATCGCATATTACCAAAGCATTAGCTGGTTGCTGCGGCATAAGCGGCAATTGGAATAGAGCATCGCGGCTCAGCGCGGTGATGGAAGGAGCCATTTATATATTTCGAACCAGGCAACGCTGACAAACCCGGTAGCCAGGCAGATACCATATTCCCCGATACTTAAGGGCGTGAGCCCGAAAGCGTGCCTGATGCCAGGTACCAGCTGTATCAGGACAAGTAACAGTACAGAAAGCCCTATGATCAATGGTGTCAGGGGATTGTGATAACGTATTGTTTTGAAAAAGGTTTCGGTAAAGGAGCGGTTCGCAAAGGTCAGGCAGATGTTGCTGATGATCAGCGTCGTAAAAACGAAGGTGCGGGTTTCTTCCAGGCTGTGCGCCCGCATAAAGAAAGCAAATAATGACAATACGCCGGCAGTGATAAGCAGGCCCTGTATCATGCTCACAAACAGTTCATTCCTGCTGAAAAGACTGCTTGTCTTTTGCCTGGGAGGCATCTGCATGATATTGTCTTCCACGGGTTCTTTCTCGTAGAATAATGAGCAGGTAGGGCCCATGATCAGTTCCAGGAAGATTACATGAATAGGTGTAAAGATGTTGGGATAGCGCCAGCCTAACAACAGTGGGATAGTAGCCACCAGTATAATAGGAATGTGAATGGATATGATATAACGTATCGCTTTCTTCAGGTTGCTGTATATCCTGCGTCCCTGTTCAATAGCCACGGGGATCATGGCCAGATTGTCGTCGGTGATAACAAGGTCTGCCGCCTGCCTGGCTATTTCAGTGCCTTTTTTGCCCATTGCAATACCCACATGCGCCGCTTTTATAGCCGGGCCGTCGTTCACGCCATCGCCTGTCATGGCAACGATACAACCGTCTGCCTTCAATGCTGCTATCACTTTCTGCTTCGCTTCGGGAAACATCCGTACGTACAATGCTTCTTCTTTTACCATGCGCCGGAGTGTTGTATCATTCATCTGCATCACTTCGTCGCCGGTGAGGCCCTGGCCGCAACCATACATGCCCACTCTCGCCGCTATATAGGCGGCGGTGCTGTGATGGTCGCCCGTCAGCAGCATAACCCTGATGCCGGCATCATATAGTTTGGCAATGACCCCGGCGGCGGACGCTCTTGGGGGATCGTATAGTGCGATGAGGCCTTCCAGCTGCCAGTCTGCCTCATCCTGGGTAGCAGGCATCACATTATTTTTAATGACAGCGCTGGCCACGCCCAGTACGCGGAATCCCTTTCTGCCCATATTATTGGCCTGCGCCATGATCTTTTCCCTGGCAGGGCCCTCAGTATGGCATACCCTCAGGATGCGTTCCACGGCGCCTTTTGCGGCAGCAAGCGCTGCATCGCCCCGGGGATACACGTGTGTCATCATAGGAGGCTTGCCTTCAAGAGGGTATTCGTGTATCATATCGGGGAGGACTATTTCCTGTTGCCTGTCCTTGTGGAATGCCTCCATGATTGCGCATTCCATGTTGTCGAAGGGATGCCGTTCACTGGCCAGGGCGGCAATATACAGCAGGCGACTGTTGCCGGGTGTGTCTTTATCGTCCAGGTCGTGCAATTGTCCGTTGATGTGGTCGTACAGCATGACCACTTTCATTTTATTCTCCGTGAGCGTACCTGTTTTGTCGAGGCACAACACATTGGCTGCGCCCAGGTTTTCCACGATCTGTGCCTGCCTGGGTATAATGCCCATGCGGCTCATGTAGAAGGAGCCCAGGGCCATGAAAGAGGAGAAAGACACGGGTATCTCTTCCGGGATGGCCGCCATGGCCAGGGTAAGGCCCAGCAACAGGCTGGCGGTCCAGTCGCCGCTGCGAATGAAATTGACCGTGAATACAATGGCAAATCCTGCAACGCCGAAGAATGCCAGTTGTTTCACGAAGGCCTGCGTTTGCCGTTGAAGGGCCGTTTTTTCATCGGGTGTGGACGCGATGGCTTTGCCCAGTTTTCCCAGCGTGGTGTTATTGCCTGTATGGGTAATGATGGCCGTACAGGCACCGGAATTGATGGTGCTGCCCTGGTAGAGGGGATGATTGTTGCCCGCCTGTTTTTCGACAGGGAAAGATTCGCCTGTAATAACAGATTCATTGACTGAAAGATCATTGGCGCTCAGGATGACGGCATCTGCGGGAACCATATCGCCTTCATGCAGCAGCAACACATCGCCGGGCACCAGCTCTGTTGTAGCAATGGTTGTCTCCTTCCCATCCCTGATAACGAGGGCCAGGGGGGCGGTATACTGCTTCAGCGCTTCCAGGGCATGTTCACTTTTTATCTCTTCATAAAAAGAGATAGCAGAGACGAGCAATATGGCCGTCAGCATCATCATGCCTTCCGTAACGCTGTTTAACACGAAGTACAGTCCTGCAGCAAATAACAGCATCAGGAACATAGGTTCTGTTACAATATTTTTCAGGATCACCAGCAGGCGCCATTTCCGCTGCCGGGTGAAAACATTTTTCCCGAACTTTTGCTGAATGGCAGGAACGTCCGCAGTACGGAGTCCCCGCGTCGTCGTTGTATGTGTGATGGGGGCATTCATGTTATTCGCCTAAGAGCAGGAATTTTTTATACAATATATTCCTTTTGGAGCGGTATTTCTCTACCGCGTATTTCTCTATGTGCTCCAGCGCTTCTTCGTGAGAGTCGGTGAACAGCATGTATTTCAGGTCCCGGCTATCGATCATTCTTTCCTCCAGCATTTTATGGAAGAGGGGCATCAGGGGCTCCCAGTAACTTTTACCCATCAGTATAACGGGGAAGTCAAGAATGGTTCGCGTCTGTATGAGGGTGAGCGCTTCGAAGAACTCATCCATGGTACCGATCCCTCCCGGCATGATGACGAATGCATAAGAGTATTTAAACATCAGTACTTTCCGTACGAAGAAGTAGTGGCAGTTAAGATACTTCTGCATATAGGGATTAGGTTGCTGTTCTTTCGGCAGGAGGATGTTGCAGCCTACAGAATATCCTTTGGCTTCGTAAGCGCCTTTATTGGCCGCTTCCATAATGCCCGGGCCTCCGCCCGTCATGACAGTAAAACCAAGGCTGGCAATTCCCGCGCCCATCTTATAAGCAGCGTCGTAATAGGGCGTGCCTGGTTTTGTTCTGGCCGAGCCAAATACGCTCACACAGGGGCCCACAAAGTGAAGCGTCCTGAAGCCCCGGATAAATTCCCTGAATATTTTCAGTACAAAACTGAACTCCCGGAACCTGGACCTTGGCCCTTCGAGGAAATACTTCTCTTCATTTGCGGGAAAGCCTGGCCTGGATACAGTATCCTGCTGTTGTTGCTGGTTCGTCTCAGAGATATTCATGCCGTGGAGATTTAGTAAGTTGATATGCCCGGTTTTCGTGATAACTGATGTCGGTTACTGTTAACAGGAACCAGGTAAACCTGCCGTTGTTGAGCAGCCAGCTGACCTGCAGGCGATCGGGGATGCGTATACCATCAAATATACGATAAGCGCCCGGTATAACGTCTACCAGCCAGTCTTCCAGTGTTGAGCGGCCTTTTGCAGCGTAATATCTTTTTGCGGCGATGCTGACAAAATCCCCCTCTTCGCTGAACCGGAAGAGGGCGGATGCAGTAATGCCGCCATAGGTGATGGTAGCCCTGGCTGTCAGCGCATCCTCTTCCTCCCATCTGATATAGTCACTTACTGCTGCATAGGGGAACCACACTATTTCGGCGAGGTACCTTATCATACTGGCCTGGTCAATTTCCGGTCCCTTTGCATTCACAATGGGTATCGCTGAAAGAAGGCTGATCAACATATGCCCTTTACCGTTGACATAGCTGTCTTTGCCGGCGAGGTGCAGTGGCGGGAACATATTCACATCTGCAGACCAGAGGAAAGCGGGAACCGTAGCGCTGAACCATTGTTCCGCGGCTACCGGCATCCATTTACCATTGATGGAGGTTCTCATTTTTCCCTGCTGACGAAGATGTACGCCTCCGTTAAAAGCCTTGTTCAATACACCGCTGCGGGTAAGCCATAACTTAACAATGGGAGGGAGGTGCCGTATAGATGCTTCGGTCAGTATATCAGGGCATCTGGAACAATGCCGGATCAGCAGCATTTCGCGTTCAGCCTCCAGTATTTTATAGAAACGCACATAACAATAGCGGAGTATAAAGGCAATAATAACAGCTATTGAAAGCCATATCCATCCTGGTAGCATAACATTCGTTTTAAATGTGATCAGGTATAAGTACAGCAGCTCCCTTTACCAATCCTTTACGCAGGTCTTCCAGTGCATCGTTGGCTTCAGAAAGCCTGTACTGCTGTATGGTTGTGGTGACCTTTGCCTCTGCGGCTGCTTTAAACAATAGTTCGCCATCTTTCCTGGTAAGGTTCGCAACCGATCTTATGGAGCGTTCTTCCCAGAGAAGATGATAAGGGAAGGAGGGAATATCACTCATGTGTATGCCTCCGCAGATGATCTGCCCGCCTTTATCGAGATGGGGCAATGCTGTCGGTATCAATTCGCCTGCAGGTGCAAAAATGATGGCCGCATCGAGCTTCACAGGTGGCGCCTCGCCGGAACTGCCGGTCCACACGGCCCCCAGTTCTATGGCAAACATCTGTGCGAGTGTGTCATGTTGCCGGGTAAAGGCATAAATGGATTTATGCTGATGTTTTGCGATCTGTGTCAGGATATGCGCGGCGGCGCCAAAGCCGTATATGCCTATGTGTTGTGCATGCTGGCTGACCATCTGCCAGGAACGGTAGCCGATCAGTCCTGCGCATAAAAGCGGCGCTCCCGCAGCACCGGCATAAACAGGTGGCAGCAGGAAGCAATACCGTGCGCAGGCTGTTGTATATTCTGCATATCCTCCGTTGATAGTGTAACCTGTAAAGAGGGCCTGTTCGCAGAGGTTTTCCTGCCCGCGCAGGCAGTATTTGCATTTACCGCAGGTATATCCCAGCCAGGGAACACCCACAATATCGCCGGGCCGGAAATGGTCTGTACCGTGGCCGTTCCGCACGACCATCCCCACTATTTCATGTCCCGGTACCAGGGGTAGTTTTGGAGATGGCAGTTCGCCATCTATAATATGAAGGTCAGTCCTGCACACACCGCATGCAATCACCCTGATCAATACCTGCCCGGGTGCGGGCACTGGTAAAGGCAGTTGCTGCAATTGCAGCGGTGAACGGGGAGTTTCCAGCACCATGGCCTGCATGGTGCCGGGTAGTCCGTTAGTCATTCGACAAAATTACTTTAAGTGATTTCTCTTTTTCGGCCTGTCCGAATGTTTCATACGCCTGCATGATATCTGCGAGCCGGAAGCGGTGTGTAATGAGCTTCAGCGGATCCAGTTTTTCAGCTACCACTGTTTTCAGTAACAAAGGCGTCGTAACCGTATCTACCAGTCTTGTGGTGATAGTGATATTCTTTGCCCACAGGCTTTCCAGGTGCAGGGCAGCCGGTTTCCCATGCACACCTACATTGGCCACGCAACCGCCGGGACCGATGATGGACGTACACAGCTCGAAGGTAGCGGGAACGCCTACTGCTTCAATAGCTGTATCCACGCCGTGGTTGTCTGTGATAGCCATGATCCGTTCTATCGTGTTCTCTTTTGAACTGTTGATGGTATGCGTAGCGCCAAAATTCTTTGATACTGCCAGCCGGTTATCGTCCAGGTCTATCATGATGATAGCCGAAGGCGAATAGAATTGTGCCGTCAGTAAGGCTGCCAGTCCGATGGGACCGGAACCAACGATGGCCACCTTGCTACCAGGTTGTACACGGCCATTCAACACGCCGCATTCATAGCCGGTAGGCAATATATCGCTGAGCATTACCAGGGCTTCCTCATTGGCGCCCGCCGGTATATGGTAAAGGCTGGTGTCTGCATAAGGTATTCTTACATATTCCGCCTGGGTGCCATCTATCAGGTGACCCAATATCCATCCGCCATTTTCGCAATGGGAATACATGCCCATCCGGCAATATTCGCATTTGCCACAGGGAGTGATGCAGGAGATCAGCACATGATCGCCTTTTTTGAAGTTGCTGACACTGCTGCCTGTTTCTTCTATGACGCCAACGCCTTCATGACCCAATATACGGCCATCGGTGACTTCGGGCACATCACCTTTCAGAATGTGAAGGTCTGTACCGCAGATGGTTGTTTTGAGGATCTTTACGATAGCGTCTGTGGGGGCTGTTATAACGGGTTTGGGTTTTTCTTCAAACGATTTCCGGCCGGGGCCATGATATACGAGTGCTTTCATAACTTCTTTTTCAGGCAAA from Chitinophaga filiformis carries:
- a CDS encoding TIGR00730 family Rossman fold protein, with translation MNISETNQQQQQDTVSRPGFPANEEKYFLEGPRSRFREFSFVLKIFREFIRGFRTLHFVGPCVSVFGSARTKPGTPYYDAAYKMGAGIASLGFTVMTGGGPGIMEAANKGAYEAKGYSVGCNILLPKEQQPNPYMQKYLNCHYFFVRKVLMFKYSYAFVIMPGGIGTMDEFFEALTLIQTRTILDFPVILMGKSYWEPLMPLFHKMLEERMIDSRDLKYMLFTDSHEEALEHIEKYAVEKYRSKRNILYKKFLLLGE
- a CDS encoding zinc-dependent alcohol dehydrogenase family protein, with the translated sequence MKALVYHGPGRKSFEEKPKPVITAPTDAIVKILKTTICGTDLHILKGDVPEVTDGRILGHEGVGVIEETGSSVSNFKKGDHVLISCITPCGKCEYCRMGMYSHCENGGWILGHLIDGTQAEYVRIPYADTSLYHIPAGANEEALVMLSDILPTGYECGVLNGRVQPGSKVAIVGSGPIGLAALLTAQFYSPSAIIMIDLDDNRLAVSKNFGATHTINSSKENTIERIMAITDNHGVDTAIEAVGVPATFELCTSIIGPGGCVANVGVHGKPAALHLESLWAKNITITTRLVDTVTTPLLLKTVVAEKLDPLKLITHRFRLADIMQAYETFGQAEKEKSLKVILSND
- a CDS encoding cation-translocating P-type ATPase, which translates into the protein MNAPITHTTTTRGLRTADVPAIQQKFGKNVFTRQRKWRLLVILKNIVTEPMFLMLLFAAGLYFVLNSVTEGMMMLTAILLVSAISFYEEIKSEHALEALKQYTAPLALVIRDGKETTIATTELVPGDVLLLHEGDMVPADAVILSANDLSVNESVITGESFPVEKQAGNNHPLYQGSTINSGACTAIITHTGNNTTLGKLGKAIASTPDEKTALQRQTQAFVKQLAFFGVAGFAIVFTVNFIRSGDWTASLLLGLTLAMAAIPEEIPVSFSSFMALGSFYMSRMGIIPRQAQIVENLGAANVLCLDKTGTLTENKMKVVMLYDHINGQLHDLDDKDTPGNSRLLYIAALASERHPFDNMECAIMEAFHKDRQQEIVLPDMIHEYPLEGKPPMMTHVYPRGDAALAAAKGAVERILRVCHTEGPAREKIMAQANNMGRKGFRVLGVASAVIKNNVMPATQDEADWQLEGLIALYDPPRASAAGVIAKLYDAGIRVMLLTGDHHSTAAYIAARVGMYGCGQGLTGDEVMQMNDTTLRRMVKEEALYVRMFPEAKQKVIAALKADGCIVAMTGDGVNDGPAIKAAHVGIAMGKKGTEIARQAADLVITDDNLAMIPVAIEQGRRIYSNLKKAIRYIISIHIPIILVATIPLLLGWRYPNIFTPIHVIFLELIMGPTCSLFYEKEPVEDNIMQMPPRQKTSSLFSRNELFVSMIQGLLITAGVLSLFAFFMRAHSLEETRTFVFTTLIISNICLTFANRSFTETFFKTIRYHNPLTPLIIGLSVLLLVLIQLVPGIRHAFGLTPLSIGEYGICLATGFVSVAWFEIYKWLLPSPR
- a CDS encoding DUF6544 family protein, with amino-acid sequence MLPGWIWLSIAVIIAFILRYCYVRFYKILEAEREMLLIRHCSRCPDILTEASIRHLPPIVKLWLTRSGVLNKAFNGGVHLRQQGKMRTSINGKWMPVAAEQWFSATVPAFLWSADVNMFPPLHLAGKDSYVNGKGHMLISLLSAIPIVNAKGPEIDQASMIRYLAEIVWFPYAAVSDYIRWEEEDALTARATITYGGITASALFRFSEEGDFVSIAAKRYYAAKGRSTLEDWLVDVIPGAYRIFDGIRIPDRLQVSWLLNNGRFTWFLLTVTDISYHENRAYQLTKSPRHEYL
- a CDS encoding zinc-dependent alcohol dehydrogenase family protein, producing MTNGLPGTMQAMVLETPRSPLQLQQLPLPVPAPGQVLIRVIACGVCRTDLHIIDGELPSPKLPLVPGHEIVGMVVRNGHGTDHFRPGDIVGVPWLGYTCGKCKYCLRGQENLCEQALFTGYTINGGYAEYTTACARYCFLLPPVYAGAAGAPLLCAGLIGYRSWQMVSQHAQHIGIYGFGAAAHILTQIAKHQHKSIYAFTRQHDTLAQMFAIELGAVWTGSSGEAPPVKLDAAIIFAPAGELIPTALPHLDKGGQIICGGIHMSDIPSFPYHLLWEERSIRSVANLTRKDGELLFKAAAEAKVTTTIQQYRLSEANDALEDLRKGLVKGAAVLIPDHI